The DNA region GATTTGGGATTCACCCTGGAGCCCGGGAACCACGGAGAACCATTCATAACCACGGTGGAGGGCTTCTTGTACAAAGTTATAGACTACGCCGAGAGGCTAAAGGTGCTGGAGCCCGAAAGCGCTGGCCAAGTGGATAAATTCATTCAGACTGTACAACGCAAAATCGACGAGGGGGGCTTTACCCTAGTCGTGGAGGATCCCTTGGGCAAGTCAGTAATAATCCCTTATCGGGAGGACACGGTGACGGTCGAGCACCTAGACTAGGGAGCCGCAGTACTTAGACACGTAGAAATCAAGCAAGTGCGCCAAGTCGTCGTATTTACTCAGCTTCAAGTAGAGGTTCTTGACCAAGTCGCCAGTGTCGTAGCCCATTTTCCTATACCTACAAGCCCTTATCAACG from Pyrobaculum arsenaticum DSM 13514 includes:
- a CDS encoding ZPR1 zinc finger domain-containing protein encodes the protein MSVIYSGEVRCPVCGAPTFRYVQLLYETPYFGNVLIESGYCSTCGYRLFDVDYAETGRPTRVLFKPRDGLDVAKSFIVRSKTGTIYSPDLGFTLEPGNHGEPFITTVEGFLYKVIDYAERLKVLEPESAGQVDKFIQTVQRKIDEGGFTLVVEDPLGKSVIIPYREDTVTVEHLD